Within Desulfobacter sp., the genomic segment GGGCGCCGGCATTATATAACCGCCTCCCCTGCGTATTCATCCCGGCATTTTTCTGGTATGATCACCGGGAAGTATGATTACCGATAACGGCGGTTTAAAAAAATGGCTCGCAGATAAATGGACCTGAACAAACTTCAAACATTTTATATCCTGGCCGGTACAAAATCCTACACCCGGTGTGCCGAGAAACTATGCCTCACCCAGTCGGCGGTGAGCCATGCCATTAAAAAGCTGGAAATGGACCTGGGGTTTGATCTGGTGGACCGGGAGAACCGGCAGTTCCGGCTGACCCGCAAGGGCGAGTATCTTTACCGGCGATGCCCCGGAATTTTTGACCGGATTGACCAGGCCCTTGACGGGCTGGCCGCAGATGAGGCACTGCCCGTATCCCTGGCCCTGGGCGCACCGGTGGAGTTCGGGTCTTCGGTTCTCGTTAAAGGGATGGTCCCCTTTCTCAGGAACCACCCCAATATCCATATGGATTTTGTGCTGGAGTCCGATCTTTTGGCCCCCCTGCTGGCCGATGACCTGGATGTGATCGTGGACTGCGTGCCCCATGTCCATCAGGACCTGGTGACCATCCCCCTGCTGCGGGAGGAATATGCGGTGATTGCCACGGCCCGGTATATTAAAGAGAAAAAGATTTCAACGGTGGGGGATCTGAACCGGTGCAACCTGCTTTCCTTTGACCGGGAACTGGGGTGGTGGAAGAACTTTATCAATGCCCTCACCGAAGAGGCGGGATTCGGGTTTGAAGACATTACCCGGATTTCAAATGTCCGGGGCATCATCAACGGCGCCCTGGAGTCCCTGGGGGTGGGGTTCGTACCCAGATATACCGTACTCCGGGAACTGGAGCGGGGGAACCTGGTGGAGCTGTTTCCTGAAACAGGGGTGCTCAACGACCAGATTAATATCTATATCAAAAAGCGAAATTACGGAAAAAAAGCGTTCAGGGATTTGATAGACCACATCAAATCCCTGAAACTTCATTAAACGGCTAACTTTCTATGGCCCCGGTACGGACCCCTTTAAGGTAGTTCATGCAGAACGGGTCATGGCCCAGGAGCATGTCCGCGGTGCGGATGGTGGCCATGATCTTTTTGTCCAGGGGATCGATGATGGCCGAATCCATGCCCGCATCCATCATCAGGGTCACAAAGGTCCGGTTGATGATGTGGCGCTGGGGCAGGCCGTAGGAGATGTTAGGATAGTCCGCCGGTGATATGGACTTCCGGGAATTCGGCCTTGATGGCCCTTACCGCATCCAGAACCATCATCCCCTTGCCCGCGTCCGTTGAGATGGGCTGGACCCGTTTGCGGGACGTGTTGATTCTTTCTCCGATGACTTCGAACATTGCAGCCTCCTTCAGCCCCTAATTGATAAAGGATTTCGCCAGTTTGGAAGCGGAGCCTGCATCGGCGGCAAATCCGTCGGCACCGATCTCATCGGCAAAGGCCTGGGTGACGGGGGCGCCGCCCACCATTATTTTAACCTGGTCCCTCAGGCCGGCTTCAACAATGGCGTCCACGGTCTGTTTCATGGCCGGCATGGTGGTGGTAAGCAGGGCGGAGAGGCAGACGATCTGGGCGTTTTTCTTTTTGATTTCTTCGATAAAGGTTTCCGGGGCAATATCAACCCCGATGTTGTGCACGGTAAGCCCTGCGCTTTCCATCATCATGGCCACCAGGTTTTTGCCGATGTCGTGCAGATCGCCCTTGACGGTGCCGATGATCACGGAGCCGCCGGAGGCGCCGTCTTCATCCCCCAGCAATGGTTTGAGGATTTCCACACAACTGCCCATGGCCTGGGCGGCCATGAGGACTTCGGGGATGAACATGTCTCCGGATTCCATTTTTTCACCCACGATGTCCATGCCGGCGATGAGTCCGTTGTTGAGGATATCGTTGGCCGGTGTGTCAGCGGCAAGGGCGGTGTTGACCAGCTCTGTCAGCTTGGCGGCGTCGCAGTGGACCAGGGCCTCGGTCATTGCATTAAACTCTGTCATCTCTTCCTCCTTTAGTTTTTCTTTTTTTTTGCCGTTACTTCACTCCTCTCTCCATACAAGCAGTAATAATGCCAGATCATTATTTTCTTTTTTTGAAGTTGTAAAATGCTTAAGAGGGTAGGTGGCGGTATTAATGTTTTACTAGAATTGGGTTACACGATATGGCATGGCGCTTGATCTATGGGGGCGCAGGCATAAACCGGGTGATAAACATCCAATATTAAGGAGAATGGATATGGATCAAAAGCTGAAAGATATACATGAAGCAACCATGGAGATCATTGAAACCTGCGGGATTCGGCTGCACCACGAGGGGGTGGTGGACGCTGCCCGGCAGGCGGCGGATGGCCCAGTTCAGCGATTATATGAATTTTGTCCAACTGGTCCATGCCACCCCCTGTTTTAATATCAACGGCGGGGTGATGATCACCCCGGAGGATATCCCCAACGATGAAAATCTTTACCCCAGGATGCTCTATGCCGCCATGACCTATGAAAAATTTGTCACCGACCTGGAGATCCTGGGCCGGATCAAACACTACCTCAAGGACATTGAAACCGATACCGGCAGCCTGGCCGGATGGTGATTTCCCTGTGATATTCAATAATTCCCTTTCATATCGTGCGGTGCTGTGATTTAATAGCCCTTATGTTTTCTGCCGGTTAAATTCATGTATAACATAAATTGGAAACGCCGGGCAAAGCGATGACGCGCATCGTTTCCTATTCGACAACATCTGAATCCATCAATAATGGTGACGGTCATGACTAAAATCGCTAAACCATTTATCATTCTTTTGCTTTCGGTCCTGGTGGCGGTAATGTCCAGCGGAGAGGAAAACCGCCGGCTGCCGACCCTGAGAATCGGCCATGCCCCCCACGACCATCATGCCCCCCTTTATATTGCGGCTCTCAATCCAGACTATTTCAAAGAAAACGGGGGTGTCTTTTTAAAGGAAATTGAAGCATTTAAGGCCTATGAACTGATTGCTGACGGCGTTCCCCTGGCCCATGTGTCCATTGATTCGGGAACAGGGGGAAAGGAACTGGTCCGCAAGCTGACCGAGCATTATTTTGATATGTCATTCGGCGGGTTGCCGGCCATGCTGCAGTACATCGATAAAAATGATTCCATACGAATATTGTCTCCGGTCATGACCGAAGGCGCGGGGCTGGTGGTGGGAAATAATCTGCCCGTTGAAAACTGGGAGGACTTCAAGGAATACCTTGCCCAGCATCGGCGGCGCCCCTTTAGGATCGGGTATAAGGTTGATGTCTCCGTCCAGAATCTGATTTTTGAGCGGGCCCTTGACGCTGAAGGGATTTCTTTTAGCAAACGGCTGGATGATACAGAGGCCGGGGTGATCTTGATCAATCTGTATGGGGCGAAAAATCTGATCCCGGCGTTAAAAAGCGGCCTCATTGACGGGTTTGTGGTGATGCAGCCCTTTCTTGCCCTGGCCGAATACCAGGGGGCCGGCAAAGGGATTGCCTCCTTAAGCGAACTGCCCCCGAAGGGAAAGTGGAAGGGGCATCCCTGCTGCGCCTTTGCAGCCACCCAGGATTACCTCGAAGAACATCCCATTATAGCTGAGAATATGCTGCGGCTGATGCTCCGGGCCAATGCCTTCATAAACAGGTTTCCAAAGAAAAGTGCCGCCCAGGTTGCCCGGTGGCTTGGGGTGCCGGCCGAGGTGGAACAAAAGGCAATCCCCACCATTAAATTTATAGGGGAGCGGACCCGGGCATGGGACCACGGCGTAAATGAATGGGTGAGTTCCATGATTCTTCAGGGCATGCTAAAGGGCAGGGTGAAGCAGGCATACGAAACCGGCAATCTGGATCGGGAAATCTATGGGATGGAGATGTACCAGCGGGCCAGAAGGGGATTGTAACCATGCGGATATCCTTATCGCTGAAGGTATTTGTCCTGTTTTCGTCATTGACTGCCATGACCCTTATCCTCAGCCTGGTATCCTATTCCGGGTACAGGGAGAGCCAACTGGCCAACGAGCGGATTTTTCTTTTTAAGGATTTTGTTACCCAGATCGGAAATCTGCAGTCCTTGACCCGGATGATCAATGCCGACCAGAATGTTCGGCAAAAGAAAGCGTTTAAGGAGGAACTGGGCCGCACGAAAAAGATTGCCCAGGATATTGTCAACATGGGCCAGGCCTTTCCGTCCACCGTGGGAAAACGGCTGGCCGGACTGCCCGCCCTAATTGATCATTTTGACCAGGCCTTTTCGGAATTGAGCCAGAAATATGAGGCCTGTATAAATGCCCCGTATGTGAACCGGCGGCTTTTTAAAACGCTGCAGGAAAAAAGCCGGGGGATAAAA encodes:
- a CDS encoding LysR family transcriptional regulator, producing MDLNKLQTFYILAGTKSYTRCAEKLCLTQSAVSHAIKKLEMDLGFDLVDRENRQFRLTRKGEYLYRRCPGIFDRIDQALDGLAADEALPVSLALGAPVEFGSSVLVKGMVPFLRNHPNIHMDFVLESDLLAPLLADDLDVIVDCVPHVHQDLVTIPLLREEYAVIATARYIKEKKISTVGDLNRCNLLSFDRELGWWKNFINALTEEAGFGFEDITRISNVRGIINGALESLGVGFVPRYTVLRELERGNLVELFPETGVLNDQINIYIKKRNYGKKAFRDLIDHIKSLKLH
- a CDS encoding corrinoid protein, producing the protein MTEFNAMTEALVHCDAAKLTELVNTALAADTPANDILNNGLIAGMDIVGEKMESGDMFIPEVLMAAQAMGSCVEILKPLLGDEDGASGGSVIIGTVKGDLHDIGKNLVAMMMESAGLTVHNIGVDIAPETFIEEIKKKNAQIVCLSALLTTTMPAMKQTVDAIVEAGLRDQVKIMVGGAPVTQAFADEIGADGFAADAGSASKLAKSFIN
- a CDS encoding ABC transporter substrate-binding protein — protein: MTKIAKPFIILLLSVLVAVMSSGEENRRLPTLRIGHAPHDHHAPLYIAALNPDYFKENGGVFLKEIEAFKAYELIADGVPLAHVSIDSGTGGKELVRKLTEHYFDMSFGGLPAMLQYIDKNDSIRILSPVMTEGAGLVVGNNLPVENWEDFKEYLAQHRRRPFRIGYKVDVSVQNLIFERALDAEGISFSKRLDDTEAGVILINLYGAKNLIPALKSGLIDGFVVMQPFLALAEYQGAGKGIASLSELPPKGKWKGHPCCAFAATQDYLEEHPIIAENMLRLMLRANAFINRFPKKSAAQVARWLGVPAEVEQKAIPTIKFIGERTRAWDHGVNEWVSSMILQGMLKGRVKQAYETGNLDREIYGMEMYQRARRGL